In Trichocoleus desertorum NBK24, the following are encoded in one genomic region:
- a CDS encoding TatD family hydrolase: protein MQLIDTHVHINFETFQPDLEAVAQRWREAGVVRLIHSCVEPTEFSGIQAIADRFPELSFAVGLHPLDTDKWTSNSRAQILELASSDSRVVAIGETGLDFYKADNRQQQIAAFQAQLAIAQELSVPVIIHCRDAAPEMAQLLRGFWQHRGPVRGVMHCWGGTPTETEWFLELGLYISFSGTVTFKNAAGIQASARMVPSDRLLVETDCPFLAPVPKRGERRNEPAYVRYVAEQVAQLRSVPLEVLAAQTTQNACQLFGLPQLPPKASGVPAISYS, encoded by the coding sequence ATGCAGTTGATTGATACGCACGTCCATATCAACTTCGAAACGTTTCAGCCTGACTTGGAAGCTGTAGCTCAGCGCTGGCGAGAGGCTGGAGTGGTTCGCTTGATTCACTCTTGCGTAGAGCCAACGGAGTTTAGCGGTATTCAAGCGATCGCCGATCGCTTTCCTGAGTTGTCTTTTGCGGTGGGTTTGCACCCACTGGATACAGACAAATGGACATCTAATTCTCGCGCTCAAATCTTAGAGCTGGCCTCTTCCGACTCGCGAGTGGTGGCGATTGGTGAAACAGGCTTAGACTTTTACAAAGCAGATAATCGGCAACAGCAGATAGCAGCATTTCAAGCTCAACTTGCGATCGCTCAAGAGTTAAGCGTGCCAGTGATTATTCATTGTCGAGATGCTGCACCAGAAATGGCTCAGTTGTTAAGGGGTTTCTGGCAACACCGAGGTCCTGTTCGCGGTGTGATGCACTGTTGGGGAGGGACACCGACCGAAACTGAATGGTTCCTAGAGTTAGGTCTCTATATCAGTTTTAGTGGTACGGTGACTTTCAAAAATGCGGCTGGAATTCAAGCTTCTGCCCGTATGGTGCCCAGCGATCGCCTCCTTGTAGAAACAGATTGCCCCTTTTTGGCTCCTGTTCCCAAGCGAGGAGAGCGACGAAATGAACCTGCTTACGTGCGCTATGTGGCGGAGCAAGTTGCGCAGCTGCGCTCTGTGCCTCTAGAAGTGCTAGCAGCACAGACGACGCAGAACGCTTGTCAGCTTTTTGGTTTACCTCAGCTGCCGCCGAAAGCATCTGGAGTCCCCGCTATCTCTTACTCCTAA
- the rpsT gene encoding 30S ribosomal protein S20, with translation MANIKSAIKRVKIAERNRLRNKTYKSAVKTLMKKYLAAVDTYAANPSPELMQEVQQHMANAYSKIDKAVKRGVLHPNNGARKKSNLAKVLKSKNSPVSAAS, from the coding sequence GTGGCGAATATTAAGTCCGCTATCAAACGCGTCAAGATCGCAGAACGCAACCGTTTGCGCAACAAAACCTACAAATCAGCGGTTAAAACCCTGATGAAAAAGTACTTAGCAGCTGTAGACACCTATGCAGCGAATCCTAGCCCTGAGCTAATGCAAGAAGTACAACAGCATATGGCCAACGCTTACAGCAAAATTGATAAAGCTGTGAAGCGAGGCGTGCTGCATCCTAATAATGGCGCTCGCAAAAAGTCAAACCTGGCTAAAGTGCTAAAAAGCAAAAACTCCCCCGTTTCCGCTGCCTCCTAG
- the hisD gene encoding histidinol dehydrogenase, producing the protein MLRIITQRTEARTELRRICDRTHDDQVFHKEATVREVLQAVKRQGDRALLHYTAEFDQQELKPEELRVSGSELDAAYQQVSKELLDAIRLARKQIEAFHRQRVPKSWVQFGEDDVVLGKRYTPVDRAGLYVPGGRGAYPSTVLMNAIPAMVAQVPRIAIVTPPGPEKSVNPAVLVAAQEAGVQEIYRVGGAQAIAALAFGTETIPKVDVITGPGNIYVTLAKKLVYGTVGIDSLAGPSEVLVIADETANPVYVAADLLAQAEHDPMAAAILITTDSSLALKVVAEVEQQLIDHPRRIPTEKAIAHYGLIIVVDSLETAAELSNEFAPEHLELEIADPWALIDHIRHAGAIFLGSSTPEAVGDYLAGPNHTLPTSGSARYASALGVETFMKHSSLIQYSPAALQKVSAAIDVLATEEGLTSHADSVRLRTQPKQVDPQS; encoded by the coding sequence ATGCTGCGAATTATTACTCAGCGAACTGAGGCACGAACCGAACTACGGCGTATTTGCGATCGCACTCACGATGACCAAGTGTTTCACAAAGAAGCCACGGTTCGCGAAGTGTTACAAGCTGTGAAGCGTCAAGGCGATCGAGCCCTGTTACACTACACAGCCGAATTTGATCAACAAGAATTAAAACCTGAAGAGTTACGTGTCAGTGGCTCAGAGTTAGATGCTGCTTACCAGCAGGTATCGAAGGAGTTACTAGATGCGATTCGTCTGGCTCGTAAGCAAATTGAAGCGTTTCATCGGCAACGAGTCCCTAAAAGCTGGGTTCAGTTTGGTGAAGATGATGTAGTTCTAGGCAAGCGCTACACCCCAGTTGATCGAGCGGGGCTCTATGTGCCTGGGGGCCGAGGGGCTTACCCTAGTACAGTTTTGATGAACGCGATCCCGGCGATGGTGGCCCAGGTGCCTAGAATCGCGATCGTGACCCCACCAGGACCCGAAAAATCGGTCAACCCAGCCGTACTGGTGGCAGCTCAAGAAGCAGGCGTTCAAGAGATTTATCGAGTGGGGGGAGCACAGGCGATCGCCGCTTTGGCGTTTGGCACCGAAACCATTCCCAAAGTAGACGTGATCACTGGCCCCGGAAATATCTATGTGACTCTCGCTAAGAAGTTGGTTTATGGCACTGTTGGCATTGACTCTCTAGCTGGCCCCTCAGAGGTATTGGTAATCGCAGACGAAACTGCCAACCCAGTCTATGTAGCGGCTGATCTGCTAGCTCAAGCAGAACATGACCCAATGGCAGCGGCAATATTAATTACGACAGACTCTTCTCTAGCTCTCAAAGTGGTCGCGGAAGTAGAGCAACAACTAATTGACCACCCCAGACGTATCCCTACGGAAAAGGCGATCGCGCACTACGGCTTGATCATCGTGGTCGATTCCCTGGAAACTGCGGCTGAGCTGTCCAATGAGTTCGCGCCAGAACACTTAGAGCTAGAAATCGCCGACCCGTGGGCCTTGATTGATCACATTCGTCACGCTGGTGCTATTTTCTTAGGCTCCTCGACCCCAGAAGCGGTAGGAGACTATTTAGCAGGCCCAAACCACACCCTACCTACCTCTGGCTCGGCTCGCTATGCTTCTGCCCTCGGTGTTGAGACCTTTATGAAGCACTCCAGCTTGATTCAGTACAGCCCAGCAGCGCTGCAAAAAGTTTCCGCAGCCATAGATGTTTTAGCAACCGAAGAAGGGCTAACTTCCCATGCCGACTCAGTTCGCCTCAGAACCCAACCCAAGCAGGTAGATCCACAATCCTAA